From the Ictalurus furcatus strain D&B chromosome 19, Billie_1.0, whole genome shotgun sequence genome, one window contains:
- the LOC128623689 gene encoding contactin-1-like — protein sequence MEYEFRVYAINDLGAGECSVPSIKIKTWDAIPTMAPTDVNGYVGLNGELIVTWTPMKPQYFFGKKFGYIVGFKPHEDYEWKWSTVADPESRRYVYKDGIIPNTEIQVKVKGYNNKGEGPYSLTKVVFSSESAPSEAPLDVYARQVTSTEALVWWLQVFQVPPHWVDGYQVSPQKHNK from the exons ATGGAGTATGAATTTCGGGTATATGCCATCAATGATCTGGGAGCAGGAGAGTGCAGTGTGCCCTCCATCAAAATTAAAACCTGGGATGCCA TTCCCACCATGGCTCCCACTGATGTAAATGGTTATGTAGGCTTGAATGGAGAGCTCATAGTGACTTGGACA CCCATGAAGCCCCAGTACTTTTTTGGTAAGAAGTTTGGCTATATAGTAGGTTTCAAGCCCCATGAGGACTACGAATGGAAGTGGTCAACGGTGGCTGATCCAGAGTCGAGACGCTACGTCTACAAGGACGGCATTATACCCAACACTGAGATACAAGTCAAAGTGAAAGGTTACAACAACAAAGGAGAGGGACCATACAGCCTGACCAAAGTGGTGTTCTCATCTGAGAGCG CCCCCTCGGAGGCACCACTGGATGTTTATGCCCGCCAGGTTACCTCCACTGAGGCTCTAGTGTGGTGGCTACAAGTTTTTCAAGTTCCTCCTCACTGGGTAGATGGCTACCAGGTAAGTcctcaaaaacacaacaaataa